CCAAAATATGTTTACGCCGTTCATTATAGAAGCGTTGTACTAATTCAGGATTTTTTGCCCAAGCTTCAGGTGTGGCAACTTCTTGAATGTCATAGTTTTCCCACAAACCATTACTGTCCCGAAAGGTACTGATGCCACTTTCAGCACTCATGCCTGCACCTGAAAAGACCACCACTTTTTTCATGCTGTTGTTCCACTATTTCAGATTATGTTGGAGTTTAGGGCTTAGTGGTGTTGCTTGAGAAAACGTTGAATCTCTCGACTAAATTTGACCGGCTCAGAAATTAAGGGCGTATGACCTGAACGATTAAACATGACTTTATTGGAATTTAAAACCGAATCCGCAATTTCAAGCTGACCTTTGGCAGGGTATAGCGTAGATTGCGCGCCAATAAAGAAAGTCGCAGGAGATTTTAAACCGGCAATCGCGGTTCGATAATCCTCAGCATGATGTAAATAACTGTCGATATACCAGCTTAGATAGTCCAAACGTTGAATTGGCATGACATAGTCCTGTAAGCGCGGAACTTTGAATGCCCATTGCATGCTCTTTGGAGTGCTTTGATCAGCTGACTGGAGTTTGACAAAGGCTAACCATAGATCAATCAATTTCTGTTTTGGATCTTTAGGCAGTTGCTTTAAGGTCTGATGGTGTTTATTTGCATTTACAAGGGCTGAAATCTGTTGCAATAGTTGTTTAAATTCGGTGTGTTTAGCGCCTAATAGCCCATATTGCCAAGTTTCATCTGTTGGAATTTTAGGGGTTTGATCAATATGCAAATAGGCTTTTATTTTATCGCCAAACTGACCATATTGCATGCCATGCATGGAAGTGGTTGCCCCCATTGAATAGCCCATAACAATGATTTGATCTAAGTGTAATTGTTCAATCAAGCAATTCACATCTTGCCAATGACTGGAAATGGCATCCAAATGTTCAGGTATACGGCAATGTTTCGAGCCACCAAAACCACGCCAATCGGGAATGATAAATTTAAATTGTTTTAAATTGGGAAAAATAAAGGGCAGCCATTGCCAACTTTGCATACCTAAGCCCGACAACACCAATACAGGTTCACCTTGTCCTATTTCACGGACATACAGTTGTTCGCCATCAGGCATTTGATAACGTGGCATATCGCACCTTATAGAAAATATAATCGCTGATTTAATCAGCACTGAAATTAAAAGTTAATGTTGCAATGATTTTAAATGCGGAATGACCCGTTCTAGCCAACTGATCCATCCCAGTTCTAGCTCTATCCCCAACTGTAAAATCATTTTATGGATATACAGGGTTCGATCTAAGTCATCGCCATGCTTAAAGTCCTTATCATAAATACTTTGATAGGTTTTTAAATGCTGTTGATGTAATGTTAAATGACGTTCTAACTCAGGCAATACCGTATTACCACCCAATTGAGCTTCCGCCCGTAAACGTACCATCAGTTCTTCACGAAGTTGTGCGGGTGGACTTTGTTTGACCATCCAATCTGCCAATTCAGCACGACCAAGTTGTTCAACCTGATAGGTTTTTTTACGACCGGTATCATTTTCATCTTCCATCACAGAGATCCAGCCTTTTTTTTGCATGGCGCCCAATTCACGATAAATTTGCTGATGGGTGGCATTCCAAAAAAATCCCATGGAGCGGTCAAAGCGACGAGCCAGTTCAAATCCAGAGCTTGGCTTTTCGATTAAGCTGGTTAACAGTACATGGGAAAGCGACATTATTGTTCTTCATAGCTATTGAATCAATCTATTATGCAACATGTTGCATAAAAATCAATTCTCGCTTATAAAGTATTCATATGCTTGTATGCAACATGTTGCACTGAATTTAAAAATTGAAGCTTTAAAAATAAAACAAATCGGCAAGCCCTGCGCCAGCCAAGGAGATTGTATGTCCAATTCGTCAAATCGCTATCCGCATTTACTTGCACCGCTTGATTTGGGCTTTACCACGTTAAAAAACCGTGTGTTGATGGGTTCAATGCATGTTGGGTTGGAAGAAGTACCCGGTGGTTATGAGCGTATGGCAGCATTCTATGCTGAACGTGCACAGGGCGGAGTTGGACTGATCGTGACTGGGGGGATTTCACCGAATGATGCAGGGGTGACTTTTGCGGGTGGATCTAAATTAGACAATTTAGAGGAAGCTGAAAAGCATAAAGTGATTACCCAAGCGGTACATGACGCAGGTGGCAAGATTGCCATGCAAATTTTGCATACTGGGCGTTATTCGTATCAAGCTGAAAATGTTGCACCTTCAGCGATTCAAGCTCCGATTAATCCGACCAAACCGCATGCACTCACTTCTGCTGAAGTGGTCCAAACCATCGCTGACTTTGCACAATGTGCCAAACTTGCGCAACATGCGGGTTATGATGGCGTGGAAATTATGGGTTCAGAGGGTTATCTGATCAATGAATTTATTGCAGCACGCACCAACCATCGAGATGATGAATGGGGCGGCAGTTATGAAAATCGCATTCGTTTGCCTATAGAAATTGTAAAACGCACACGTCAGGAAGTCGGTGAAAATTTCATTATTATCTATCGACTGTCGATGCTAGATTTGGTCGAAGGTGGATCGACTTTAGAAGAAGTGATTCATCTGGCTAAGCAAATTGAAAAAGCCGGTGCAACCATTATCAATACCGGTATTGGTTGGCATGAAGCTCGTATTCCGACCATTGCTACCAAAGTGCCACGCGCAGCCTTTACTTGGGTGACTGAAAAGCTCAAAGGTGAAGTCAATGTTCCACTCATCACATCCAATCGAATTAATACCCCTGAAATGGCGGAGCATGTCTTGGCATCAGGTCATGCCGATATGGTGTCAATGGCGCGTCCACTTTTGGCTGATGCATTCTTTGTGAATAAAGCTGAACAAAATAAGAGTGATGAAATTAATACCTGTATTGGCTGTAACCAAGCCTGTTTAGATCATATCTTCTCGATGCGTATTGCCACATGCTTAGTCAATCCACGTGCGTGCTATGAAACAGAATTGATTTTTAAAGAAGTGAATACTGCAAAAAATATTGCGGTAATAGGTGCCGGTCCTGCGGGTTTAAGTTTTGCGACCTATGCCGCAGATCGTGGGCATAATGTCACGCTTTTTGAAGCATCGCATCAAATTGGCGGTCAGTTTAATATTGCCAAAACCATTCCGGGCAAAGAAGAATTCTATGAAACCTTGCGTTATTTCAAACGTAAAATCGAACTGCAACCGAAGATTAAACTATTGCTCAATCATACTGCGAGCTTTGAAGAACTTGAACACTCTCAGTTTGATGAGATTGTGATTGCGACAGGGGTCACGCCACGTCAGCTTGATATTGAAGGGATGGATCATCCAAAAGTATTGTCATACCTAGATGTATTAAGAGATCGTAAAGCGGTGGGTCAACGTGTGGCGATCATCGGTGCAGGGGGGATTGGTTTTGATACCGCCGAATTCCTGACCCATGAGGGCGAGAGTGGTAGTTTGAATCCTGAAAAATTTTATGATGAGTGGGGCATTGATACGTCTTATGAGCATGTCGGTGGTTTAAAAGCACCAGTACTGGAAAAATCAGAGCGTGACATTTATCTCCTTCAGCGTAAATCGAATTCTGTAGGAGCAGGACTTGGTAAAACGACGGGTTGGATTCATCGTACCGGACTGAAACACCGTGAAGTGAATATGATTCCGGGGGTGAGCTATCAAAAAATGGATGATCAAGGGCTACATATTCTTGTCAATGAGCAACCAAAAGTGCTTGATGTCGACAATGTGATTATTTGTGCAGGTCAGGAACCGTTTACAGCCATGTATGAACAACTGCAAGCTCAAGGTAAATCAGTGCATTTGATTGGTGGGGCGAAAGAAGCGGGTGAATTGGATGCGAAGCGTGCCATTCGTCAAGGGGCTGAATTGGCTGCGGTGATTTAAACATTTTCTAAAATTCTCTCCCTTGGTTAAAGCAGTGAAGCAATGCTGCTTAGGGATAGGGGGAGATTCAATTTAACATTTAATCCGCCTAACCCCCTTTATTAAGAAGGGTACCAATACAAAAAAAGTGAATAACCCAATAAAAAAGGAATTGTAAATGAGCATTGAAACCACAACAAAAGCCATGTCACGTTGGCATGAAATGTTAGACACACGAGATATGTCGATACTCAATGAACTGTTGGATGACGATATCGTATTCCGTTCACCTGTGGCCTATCAGCCTTATCCGGGCAAACAGGTGGTGTTTTTTATTCTGAGTAACGTAATTCAAATTTTTGAGAACTTTAGCTATCACCGTGAATTTTATAGTGAAGATGGATTAAATGTGGTGCTGGAATTTTCAGCCAATATCGGCGACAAAAAACTTAAGGGCATTGATATGATCCGCTTGAATGAACACGGCAAAATGGTGGAGTTTGAAGTCATGATTCGTCCGAAGAGCGGTATAGAAGCTTTGGCTGCCTTGATGGGGCAACGTATGGCACAAGCACCTCAAGCTTAAACATAATGATATATTCTCACCTAAAGAGAATTAAACCTATTTAAATCTGATTAAGTAGTTATGAATCGCAATGATGGTGTTAAAATCTGCGCAGGAATGTTGAACATATAGGTCTAGGAAAGACTGGTTTACCCGAAAACGATATGCATACCTGCAAGGTTTAACACCATGAAATTTGTTGTGAATAAATTCAGCAGTTTTGTTCAAAACGTCATTGATCACGTGACAGGCGCAGAAGCCCCAAATGTGTATTCTCAGCCTCAAGGGCAAATCGACAAAGTTCTCCATCAACTGCCACAGCTTAAACAAAAATATCGTCCGACACCGTGGTTATCCAATCAGCATGTGCATTTGTTGTATTTTGATCTGATTCGTAAACGCACGATTAAATTGCAATATGACAAAATCGAACAACTGACTATGCAAGATGGTGGCATTACTGCAATTGCATGGTTAGGGTATGACTTGCCTGCCACTACACCGACGATTGTGCTGATGCACACTATCACCGGTACACCGGAAAGCATGCGCGAATTGGTGAAAGATTTACATGCTTATACCGGATGGCGGGTTGCGCTGTGTTTACGCCGTGGACATGCACAATTGCCAATGCCTGTGCCAAAAATGAATTTGTTTGGTTCGGTTGAAGACTTAAAAGAACAAATCAATTTCATTCAACAACAATTTCCACAGTCAGAACTGTATGGGGTTGGCTCATCTGCAGGGACTGGATTATTGGTGCGTTATTTGGGCGAGCAAGGTGAAGATACGCCGTTAAAAGCCGCCTTTGCATTGTGTCCGGGCTATAACACCGAAACTGGCTTTGAAAATGTTCATCCGTTTTACAGCAAGATCATGACCAAAAAGCTGTTTAATAAATTTATTCAACCTTATGCCAATACATGGGGGGAGAGTCCTGCATTATCCAAAGTGCTGCAAGCCAAAACGTTGCTTGAGTTTGAGCAGGCCTATTTTGAAATGGCGGGATATCCGGATTATCAAAGCTATAGCCAAGCCACCAATCCGATTTATGTTTTTGAAAATGTCAAAATCCCACTGATGATTTTAAATGCCGAAGATGATCCTGTCTGTCATATTCGTAACTTTGAACCTTATAAAGAGGTGATACGTTCTATGCCGAATATTGCGGTGGTGACCACCAAAAAAGGCAGTCATTGTGGTTTTTATCAAGGGGTGAAATATACGCATTCATGGGCAAATAAATTGGTGGCTGATTTTTTATTAACTCAAGAAAAAGAGAAATAATTTCTCCTTTAAAATTTTGAATATCTTCTAGGGAGGATATGTGAATTTAGATCAAATAGAAAAAGAAGTGTTTATTCGAAAAGGAAAATATGGAAATAGTAAGTTTTTAAACAATTTAGTTCATGAAATTGAATACAGCATGCTCTTATTTGATGAATTTCCTGAGGAAGTTTTTAATTTTTATTTGAGGGTATTATCTGACACAGATTTAAGAGTGACTAAGGGTGTTGAGTGGTTTGTACATCACTTATATTCCGATTTTAAAAAAATTAAAGCTGAGCAGTTCATACAATTAAAGGAAGTTTTGATAAAGACGTCGAATCATAAAATGACCGATGAATTGCGTTTTGTAATTTTAGATTTGTTTTTAAGAAAATTTAATTATCAAGATATGAGGGATATGAAAAAAATTGTAAAAGGCTTGAATTTTAGTGCTGAGGATAATGATATTGTGTATGCAATAGAGGAGATGATTCAGCGATATAAATTAGGTTTAATGAAAGATATTAATTGATACAAAATTAAAAAATACATTTATATGAGTACTTTAAATAAAAAAACCGAGCTAATTAGCTCGGTTTTTTATATCAATCAATTTAATGATTAATTTTCTAAAGCAGGGGTTGCAGCAGCAATAGCCGCTGCCACAGCATCCTCTTCAGTTTGTGCAGTATTAGAAGACGCTTTCGGTGTAGAGGCAGTCGCTTCTGGTTTTGGCTTAACGGTTTCAGCTTTGGCTGGTTTCGCTTCTTCTTTAGGCGCACTTTGTTCTTTCGGTGCAGCAGTTTGGCTAGACGTTGGTTGAGCCGTTGGTTGTTGTGCAGGCGCTGCAACTTGCGGTTCATCATGATATTCACGACGAATCGTTGCTGAGGTATTGTTTGACTCTTGATGCTCAATTTCAACTTGTGTTGGAATTTCAGCTTCAGACGGTTCAACAGGGTCTAATTCTTGAAGAGGAGCGGTTTCCTGTTGGGTGTTTTCAACAGTTTGTTCCTGTTCTTCTTCTTTCGGGCTTTCTTTTTTTACACATGCGGTAACCAGGAGTGCTGTGACAATTGCACCGCCAATTAAAAATTTCTTATTCATAATCACTCAAAACAAAACTTGATAAATCGACAAGGGTAGTATAACAGCAAAAAATCATCTGGAAATCACGTAAAGTGGACTTAAATCTCGATTGGAAATGGTGATAGAATAACCAATTGTTTATTGTTCTTTGAATTGATGCGGATTGACTTTGCTTTATAGGTACAAGGTAAAGTAAAATTGCGCAACATTGTAGGCCGATTTAGGCTCGATTGTACGAGAAACCCAATGACCCATTTTATTTTCGTGACTGGTGGTGTAGTTTCATCACTAGGTAAAGGTATTTCAGCTGCTTCAGTTGCTGCACTTTTAGAAGCCCGTGGTTTAAAAGTCACCATGGTCAAAATGGATCCATACATTAATGTCGATCCAGGGACAATGAGCCCGTTCCAACATGGAGAGGTTTTTGTCACAGAGGATGGTGCAGAAACAGATTTAGACTTGGGTTATTACGAACGTTTCTTACGTCGTGCGAAAATGACTAAGTTGAATAACTTTACTTCAGGTCGCGTATATCAAGACGTTCTGAACAAAGAGCGCCGTGGTGATTACCTTGGCGGTACTGTACAAGTTATTCCACACATTACGGATAATATTAAAGAGCGTGTACTTCGCGCAGGTGAAGGTTACGACGTTGCGATTGTAGAAATCGGTGGTACGGTTGGTGACATCGAATCTCTTCCATTTATGGAATCTGTACGTCAGTTAATGGTTGAACTTGGCCATAAACGTACAATGTTGATGCATTTAACGCTTCTTCCATACATCAAATCTGCTGCAGAATTGAAAACTAAACCGACTCAGCATTCTGTAAAAGAGCTATTGTCGATTGGTATCCAACCTGACATCTTGATTTGTCGTACTGAATACGATGTT
The sequence above is drawn from the Acinetobacter lanii genome and encodes:
- a CDS encoding NADPH-dependent 2,4-dienoyl-CoA reductase — translated: MSNSSNRYPHLLAPLDLGFTTLKNRVLMGSMHVGLEEVPGGYERMAAFYAERAQGGVGLIVTGGISPNDAGVTFAGGSKLDNLEEAEKHKVITQAVHDAGGKIAMQILHTGRYSYQAENVAPSAIQAPINPTKPHALTSAEVVQTIADFAQCAKLAQHAGYDGVEIMGSEGYLINEFIAARTNHRDDEWGGSYENRIRLPIEIVKRTRQEVGENFIIIYRLSMLDLVEGGSTLEEVIHLAKQIEKAGATIINTGIGWHEARIPTIATKVPRAAFTWVTEKLKGEVNVPLITSNRINTPEMAEHVLASGHADMVSMARPLLADAFFVNKAEQNKSDEINTCIGCNQACLDHIFSMRIATCLVNPRACYETELIFKEVNTAKNIAVIGAGPAGLSFATYAADRGHNVTLFEASHQIGGQFNIAKTIPGKEEFYETLRYFKRKIELQPKIKLLLNHTASFEELEHSQFDEIVIATGVTPRQLDIEGMDHPKVLSYLDVLRDRKAVGQRVAIIGAGGIGFDTAEFLTHEGESGSLNPEKFYDEWGIDTSYEHVGGLKAPVLEKSERDIYLLQRKSNSVGAGLGKTTGWIHRTGLKHREVNMIPGVSYQKMDDQGLHILVNEQPKVLDVDNVIICAGQEPFTAMYEQLQAQGKSVHLIGGAKEAGELDAKRAIRQGAELAAVI
- a CDS encoding PadR family transcriptional regulator; this encodes MSLSHVLLTSLIEKPSSGFELARRFDRSMGFFWNATHQQIYRELGAMQKKGWISVMEDENDTGRKKTYQVEQLGRAELADWMVKQSPPAQLREELMVRLRAEAQLGGNTVLPELERHLTLHQQHLKTYQSIYDKDFKHGDDLDRTLYIHKMILQLGIELELGWISWLERVIPHLKSLQH
- a CDS encoding YheT family hydrolase — encoded protein: MKFVVNKFSSFVQNVIDHVTGAEAPNVYSQPQGQIDKVLHQLPQLKQKYRPTPWLSNQHVHLLYFDLIRKRTIKLQYDKIEQLTMQDGGITAIAWLGYDLPATTPTIVLMHTITGTPESMRELVKDLHAYTGWRVALCLRRGHAQLPMPVPKMNLFGSVEDLKEQINFIQQQFPQSELYGVGSSAGTGLLVRYLGEQGEDTPLKAAFALCPGYNTETGFENVHPFYSKIMTKKLFNKFIQPYANTWGESPALSKVLQAKTLLEFEQAYFEMAGYPDYQSYSQATNPIYVFENVKIPLMILNAEDDPVCHIRNFEPYKEVIRSMPNIAVVTTKKGSHCGFYQGVKYTHSWANKLVADFLLTQEKEK
- a CDS encoding nuclear transport factor 2 family protein translates to MSIETTTKAMSRWHEMLDTRDMSILNELLDDDIVFRSPVAYQPYPGKQVVFFILSNVIQIFENFSYHREFYSEDGLNVVLEFSANIGDKKLKGIDMIRLNEHGKMVEFEVMIRPKSGIEALAALMGQRMAQAPQA
- a CDS encoding alpha/beta fold hydrolase, whose amino-acid sequence is MPRYQMPDGEQLYVREIGQGEPVLVLSGLGMQSWQWLPFIFPNLKQFKFIIPDWRGFGGSKHCRIPEHLDAISSHWQDVNCLIEQLHLDQIIVMGYSMGATTSMHGMQYGQFGDKIKAYLHIDQTPKIPTDETWQYGLLGAKHTEFKQLLQQISALVNANKHHQTLKQLPKDPKQKLIDLWLAFVKLQSADQSTPKSMQWAFKVPRLQDYVMPIQRLDYLSWYIDSYLHHAEDYRTAIAGLKSPATFFIGAQSTLYPAKGQLEIADSVLNSNKVMFNRSGHTPLISEPVKFSREIQRFLKQHH
- a CDS encoding internalin: MNKKFLIGGAIVTALLVTACVKKESPKEEEQEQTVENTQQETAPLQELDPVEPSEAEIPTQVEIEHQESNNTSATIRREYHDEPQVAAPAQQPTAQPTSSQTAAPKEQSAPKEEAKPAKAETVKPKPEATASTPKASSNTAQTEEDAVAAAIAAATPALEN